The Phragmites australis chromosome 15, lpPhrAust1.1, whole genome shotgun sequence genome window below encodes:
- the LOC133893232 gene encoding uncharacterized protein LOC133893232, with protein MARDTMHEVSQGEASRWQQRPEEPEVRDVAVDPFSLRQFSQLDIDKPLPIPSVAVADRRLSPARFGSGSVSVPSPAASSPRVSNAGRLKAPAAATGWYDAPAAHWAPTVQAPSTKLPRSKSSASGEMARADGELDDVFLSSERKASEPQRWGSDVPLIASAGAGAEEEDSTGYAIGEARGKNGRGKGKHGGEAPFTCCMYLPGITRRSKPPATAVAAARSSSGVFGKAFEEEYPDPGTARPSTMSLAVSLERFDCGSMSTSSWRGLALDGEASSSSYFDLPLELILGCDDDESDLPVCAAFVFDSDGIRKSVLKKRLEPGSGAAPRPSLRISASQVRFSLTSSSAPAPTSL; from the coding sequence ATGGCGAGAGACACCATGCACGAGGTGTCGCAAGGAGAGGCGTCCCGGTGGCAACAACGCCCGGAGGAGCCGGAGGTGCGGGACGTGGCCGTCGACCCCTTCTCGCTGCGGCAGTTCTCCCAGCTCGACATCGACAAACCGCTGCCCATCCCCTCCGTCGCCGTGGCGGACCGCCGCCTGTCTCCGGCTCGGTTCGGCAGCGGAAGCGTGTCCGTGCCGAGCCCCGCGGCGTCGTCCCCGCGCGTGTCAAACGCTGGCCGGCTTAAGGCTCCGGCCGCGGCCACCGGATGGTACGACGCGCCGGCCGCGCACTGGGCGCCGACGGTCCAGGCGCCCTCCACGAAGCTGCCAAGGAGCAAGTCCTCCGCCAGCGGGGAGATGGCGCGCGCGGACGGCGAGCTCGACGATGTCTTCTTGTCGTCGGAAAGGAAGGCGAGCGAGCCGCAGCGCTGGGGCAGCGACGTGCCGCTCATCGCCAGCGCGGGCGCtggcgccgaggaggaggactcCACCGGCTACGCCATCGGAGAAGCGCGCGGCAAGAATGGCCGGGGAAAGGGGAAGCACGGCGGGGAAGCACCGTTCACGTGCTGTATGTACCTCCCGGGGATCACCAGGAGGAGCAAACCGCCAGccacggcggtggcggcggcgcgttCGTCATCTGGCGTGTTTGGCAAAGCTTTCGAGGAAGAGTACCCCGACCCAGGCACAGCGCGGCCGAGCACCATGTCGCTGGCCGTGTCACTCGAGCGGTTCGACTGCGGCAGCATGTCGACGTCGTCCTGGAGAGGCCTGGCCCTCGACGGCGAGGCCTCCTCATCGTCTTACTTCGACCTGCCACTGGAGCTCATCCTGGGCTGCGACGACGACGAGTCCGACCTACCAGTGTGCGCCGCGTTCGTGTTCGACAGCGACGGCATCCGGAAGAGTGTCCTCAAGAAGAGGCTGGAGCCTGGCTCGGGCGCGGCGCCGCGGCCGTCGTTGAGGATCTCGGCTAGTCAGGTCCGGTTCTCCTTGACGTCGAGCTCTGCTCCGGCACCCACGTCGTTGTAG
- the LOC133893231 gene encoding uncharacterized protein LOC133893231, with amino-acid sequence MASSVAAMPHESASWRDPSRPTPTRGFFNILIPQPQPSSFSADAGAAGAVSVAASEPTPRRRRQILERWAAAAAAVTASAAPAPADQRRSAREAELSALASATRPVAARAAVFREPSPAPSDASSTAPELPPAGPRASSLIQRWREIEAVGPATPRTCDPASDSDGGSPRGRVGCIVKKLSGASSLPEDELDDAAKAELSLSQSAPPSPAPMSDPGTIKGRHPRQLVVRTVRGRRAMEELVSKMAHRRRREVAALAERHAVSRFAHKGRIQSMLRLRLLRQGGTVDDEVWTPLRPVRPHQHKHEDNTVRNDSANTDLGEANNCSQKNNGPDEKHIDDRVPAEEKIIGVSVENLVNSDGSGNLQCDEHMKTKGNPSPKDCANFCVRGQKYSEPSSFARYGEHSTVDDNQYVEDISPSTTSTLHELQTPSSRGDNLREEDNQSLNGSWEERGLWISSLGWPAPIDSMSPDSWHQDAMEDIENHNQIHFNDRPWIDSPNSWRSLSVATQSDCRALSCNADICNLLDSKKVSKSLESDFSNKMNQLLLTVLHKQRQQRMMDDFGGYYDELMYWRQNEEIQNADQVVSATCSLAPVSHPAARQQESWQHSSFGSQHHENQNLLEMEVRVRGEMSQIHHEIYELRKLVESCIASQIKIQHSIKDEVCSALREAGLMPSQPNTTGKRGTCCICHRMQVDSLLYRCGHMCTCFYCADQLKSSSRSCPICQSPIEDVVRARLNF; translated from the exons ATGGCCTCTTCGGTGGCCGCCATGCCCCACGAGTCCGCCTCATGGAGGGACCCCTCCAGGCCCACCCCCACCAGGGGCTTCTTCAACATCCTCATCCCGCAGCCGCAGCCATCCTCCTTCTCCGccgacgccggcgccgcggGGGCGGTCTCAGTCGCCGCGAGCGAGCCCACCCCGAGGCGGCGGCGCCAAATCCTCGAGCGGtgggcggccgcggccgcggccgtcACGGCgtccgcggcgccggcgcccgccGACCAGCGCAGGAGCGCGAGGGAGGCCGAGCTGTCCGCGCTCGCCTCCGCCACGCGCCCCGTCGCGGCGCGCGCAGCCGTGTTCCGGGAGCCGTCCCCGGCCCCGTCCGACGCCTCGTCGACCGCGCCCGAGCTGCCCCCGGCCGGGCCGCGCGCGTCGTCGCTCATCCAGCGGTGGCGCGAGATCGAGGCCGTGGGGCCCGCCACGCCGCGCACCTGCGACCCGGCCTCCGACTCCGACGGTGGCTCCCCGCGCGGCCGCGTCGGGTGCATCGTCAAGAAGCTGAGCGGGGCTTCGTCGCTCCCCGAGGACGAGCTGGACGACGCGGCCAAGGCGGAGCTCTCGCTCTCGCAGTCCGCGCCCCCGTCTCCCGCGCCGATGAGCGACCCGGGGACGATCAAGGGCCGCCACCCGCGGCAGCTCGTCGTCCGGACcgtccgcggccgccgcgcgatGGAAGAGCTGGTTTCCAAGATGGCTCACCGCCGGAGGCGCGAGGTCGCCGCACTCGCCGAGAGACACGCCGTGTCCCGGTTCGCGCACAAAGGCAGGATCCAG TCCATGCTTCGTCTGAGGCTATTACGCCAGGGAGGTACAGTTGACGATGAAGTCTGGACTCCACTAAGACCAGTCAGGCCACACCAACATAAACATGAGGATAATACCGTGAG GAATGATAGTGCGAACACAGACTTGGGAGAAGCAAACAATTGCAGTCAGAAAAATAATGG GCCTGATGAAAAACATATTGATGATAGAGTTCCAGCTGAGGAAAAGATTATTGGTGTCTCTGTTGAGAACCTTGTTAACTCTGATGGTTCTGGAAATCTACAGTGTGATGAGCATATGAAGACCAAAGGGAATCCAAGTCCGAAAGATTGTGCGAACTTTTGTGTTCGTGGGCAGAAATATTCTGAACCATCAAGCTTTGCAAGGTATGGTGAGCATAGTACCGTTGATGACAATCAATATGTGGAAGATATCTCCCCAAGCACCACTAGCACATTGCATGAACTACAAACTCCATCATCAAGAGGTGATAATCTACGAGAAGAAGACAATCAAAGCCTCAATGGTTCCTGGGAAGAGAGAGGATTGTGGATAAGCAGTCTTGGTTGGCCTGCACCAATAGATTCCATGAGTCCGGATAGCTGGCATCAGGATGCAATGGAGGATATTGAGAATCATAATCAGATTCATTTTAATGATCGCCCATGGATAGACTCCCCCAACTCGTGGAGATCACTATCTGTTGCCACACAATCAGACTGCCGTGCTTTGTCCTGCAATGCTGACATTTGCAATCTTCTTGATAG CAAGAAGGTATCAAAGTCTCTCGAGAGTGACTTCAGTAACAAAATGAATCAACTCCTGCTAACAGTCCTGCACAAACAAAGACAACAACGGATGATGGATGATTTTGGAGGATACTATGATGAACTCATGTACTGGAGACAGAATGAGGAAATCCAGAATGCTGATCAGGTGGTATCTGCAACGTGTTCATTAGCTCCTGTCTCACATCCTGCAGCCCGTCAACAGGAGAGTTGGCAGCATTCTTCATTTGGAAGTCAACATCATGAAAACCAAAACTTACTT GAAATGGAGGTCAGGGTAAGGGGTGAAATGTCCCAGATTCATCATGAAATATATGAACTACGGAAGTTGGTGGAAAGTTGTATTGCATCCCAAATAAAGATCCAGCACTCCATTAAAGATGAGGTGTGCAGTGCACTTCGTGAGGCAG GGTTGATGCCAAGCCAACCCAACACAACAGGAAAAAGGGGCACTTGCTGCATCTGCCATCGAATGCAAGTTGACTCTCTACTTTACAG GTGTGGGCATATGTGCACCTGTTTCTACTGCGCCGATCAGCTGAAATCGAGCAGCAGGAGTTGTCCAATCTGCCAATCTCCTATCGAGGATGTTGTTCGGGCGCGGCTGAATTTTTGA